Proteins encoded in a region of the Microbacterium neungamense genome:
- the hrcA gene encoding heat-inducible transcriptional repressor HrcA — MVTERGLQVLRAIVQDYVETHEPVGSKSIVERHAFGVSAATIRNDMAQLEDEELITAPHTSSGRVPTDKGYRVFVNHLAQLRPLSSAQRKAIESFLSDPSDLDDLMARTVRVLTRLTGQVALAQYPSFARAHITHVELVSLAPNRLLVILVTDAGGVSQRIAHLPIDVDAEDVAVLRARLASLITGRAVGDASERVQTIVDPEPSATRTHPALLTLGGVIAEELEEFRQDRLVMAGAATLARREQDFRGSIHPLLEAIEEQVTLLKLMSEMVTDEHGLAASIGTENAPFGLGEASIVASNYAAPGGTARVGVMGPTRMDYPTNLAAARAVARYLSKLLEEDEAAR; from the coding sequence ATGGTCACAGAGCGCGGGCTGCAGGTCCTCCGGGCGATCGTGCAGGACTACGTGGAGACCCACGAGCCGGTCGGCAGCAAGTCCATCGTCGAGCGGCACGCCTTCGGGGTGTCCGCCGCGACGATCCGCAACGACATGGCGCAGCTGGAGGACGAGGAGCTCATCACGGCGCCGCACACGTCCTCGGGGCGCGTGCCGACCGACAAGGGCTACCGCGTCTTCGTGAACCACCTCGCCCAGCTGCGCCCGCTGTCCAGCGCGCAGCGGAAGGCGATCGAGTCCTTCCTCTCCGACCCCAGCGACCTCGACGACCTGATGGCGCGGACCGTGCGGGTGCTCACCCGTCTGACCGGCCAGGTCGCGCTCGCGCAGTACCCGTCCTTCGCCCGGGCGCACATCACGCACGTCGAGCTGGTCTCGCTCGCCCCGAACCGCCTGCTGGTGATCCTGGTGACGGATGCCGGCGGCGTGTCGCAGCGCATCGCGCACCTGCCCATCGACGTGGACGCCGAGGACGTGGCCGTGCTGCGCGCGCGCCTGGCCTCGCTGATCACCGGGCGCGCCGTGGGCGACGCCTCCGAGCGGGTGCAGACCATCGTGGACCCGGAGCCGTCGGCGACCCGCACGCACCCCGCCCTGCTCACGCTGGGCGGGGTGATCGCCGAGGAGCTCGAGGAGTTCCGGCAGGACCGGCTGGTGATGGCCGGTGCGGCCACGCTCGCGCGCCGGGAGCAGGACTTCCGCGGCAGCATCCACCCGCTCCTGGAGGCGATCGAGGAGCAGGTGACGCTGCTGAAGCTGATGAGCGAGATGGTCACCGACGAGCACGGGCTCGCGGCGAGCATCGGCACCGAGAACGCGCCGTTCGGCCTCGGTGAGGCGTCGATCGTGGCGAGCAACTACGCCGCCCCGGGCGGCACCGCGCGGGTGGGCGTGATGGGCCCGACGCGGATGGACTACCCGACCAACCTCGCCGCCGCCCGGGCGGTGGCGCGCTACCTCTCGAAGCTGCTCGAGGAAGACGAAGCCGCCCGCTGA
- the recO gene encoding DNA repair protein RecO, with amino-acid sequence MPTYRDEAVILRTHKLGEADRIVTMLSRRNGKIRAVAKGVRRTSSKFGSRLEPFMVADVQLYQGRSLDIVQQAESLGAYGADIAADYDRFTAANAMVETADRLNEAEATPEQYLLLVGGLRALSRGEHAPRSILDSYLLRVMALSGWAPALQDCARCGAPGPHAAFVAQLGGLICADCAPAGSPRIAASALALLRALMAGDWATVDAATPADTAAASGTVAAYAQWHLERGIRSLAHVSDPQREGAR; translated from the coding sequence ATGCCCACCTACCGAGACGAAGCGGTGATCCTGCGCACCCACAAGCTGGGTGAGGCGGACCGCATCGTCACGATGCTGTCGCGGCGCAACGGCAAGATCCGCGCCGTCGCGAAGGGCGTCCGGCGCACCTCGTCGAAGTTCGGGTCCCGGCTGGAGCCGTTCATGGTCGCCGACGTGCAGCTCTACCAGGGCCGCTCGCTGGACATCGTCCAGCAGGCCGAGTCGCTGGGCGCCTACGGCGCCGACATCGCCGCGGACTACGACCGCTTCACCGCCGCGAACGCCATGGTCGAGACCGCCGACCGGCTGAACGAGGCCGAGGCGACGCCCGAGCAGTACCTGCTCCTGGTCGGCGGGCTGCGCGCCCTGTCCCGCGGCGAGCACGCCCCGCGGAGCATCCTCGACTCCTACCTGCTGCGGGTCATGGCGCTGTCCGGCTGGGCCCCGGCGCTGCAGGACTGCGCACGCTGCGGGGCGCCCGGCCCGCACGCCGCCTTCGTCGCGCAGCTCGGCGGGCTGATCTGCGCGGACTGCGCCCCGGCGGGGAGCCCGCGCATCGCGGCATCCGCCCTCGCCCTGCTGCGCGCGCTGATGGCGGGGGACTGGGCGACCGTGGATGCAGCGACCCCGGCCGACACGGCCGCCGCCTCCGGCACGGTCGCCGCATACGCGCAATGGCATCTCGAGCGCGGCATCCGCTCGCTCGCCCACGTGTCCGACCCGCAGCGCGAAGGAGCCCGGTGA
- a CDS encoding histidine triad nucleotide-binding protein, producing the protein MTEPSIFTRIRNGEIPGDILTETDRVFALRDIAPQAPVHLLVIPKTEEYRDVTELAAGDPALLAEMVEVAKRLADEHADGDFRLVFNTGAGAGQTVFHVHAHVLAGGLDEKSVGA; encoded by the coding sequence ATGACGGAACCCTCGATCTTCACCCGCATCCGGAACGGGGAGATCCCCGGTGACATCCTCACCGAGACCGACCGCGTGTTCGCGCTCCGCGACATCGCCCCGCAGGCGCCGGTGCACCTGCTGGTGATCCCGAAGACCGAGGAGTACCGCGACGTGACCGAGCTCGCCGCCGGCGATCCCGCTCTGCTGGCCGAGATGGTCGAGGTCGCGAAGCGGCTCGCCGACGAGCACGCCGACGGCGACTTCCGTCTGGTCTTCAACACCGGGGCCGGTGCCGGTCAGACCGTCTTCCACGTGCACGCTCACGTGCTCGCCGGCGGCCTCGACGAGAAGAGCGTCGGTGCCTGA
- a CDS encoding isoprenyl transferase has protein sequence MTPKPYTHKDAVPYRPLDWTGIHPPAFPAVPNHVAIVMDGNGRWANRRGLNRIEGHKAGEEVLLDVVAGAIQAGVKHLSVYAFSTENWARSPEEVRFLMGYNRDVLHRRRDQLNEWGVRVRWAGRKPRLWGSVIKELQYAEQLTRGNDVLTLTMCVNYGGRVELVDAMRAIAEDVATGRMKPGAITEKQIRRHLYVPDMPDVDLFLRSSGEQRTSNFLLWQSAYAEMVFLDTLWPDFSREELWRAIEIYLSRDRRFGGAVNAPSR, from the coding sequence GTGACCCCGAAACCGTACACGCACAAGGACGCCGTGCCGTACCGGCCGCTGGACTGGACCGGCATCCACCCGCCCGCGTTCCCGGCCGTGCCGAACCATGTCGCGATCGTGATGGACGGCAACGGGCGCTGGGCGAACCGGCGGGGCCTGAACCGGATCGAGGGGCACAAGGCCGGCGAGGAGGTGCTGCTCGACGTGGTCGCCGGCGCGATCCAGGCCGGCGTCAAGCACCTGTCGGTGTACGCGTTCTCGACCGAGAACTGGGCGCGCTCCCCGGAGGAGGTGCGCTTCCTGATGGGCTACAACCGGGACGTGCTGCATCGCCGCCGAGACCAGCTCAACGAATGGGGGGTGCGGGTGCGCTGGGCCGGGCGCAAGCCGCGCCTGTGGGGTTCGGTGATCAAGGAACTGCAGTACGCCGAGCAGCTCACCCGCGGCAACGACGTCCTCACGCTGACGATGTGCGTGAACTACGGCGGGCGGGTCGAGCTCGTCGACGCCATGCGCGCGATCGCCGAGGACGTGGCCACGGGGCGCATGAAGCCGGGCGCCATCACCGAGAAGCAGATCCGCCGGCACCTGTATGTGCCGGACATGCCCGATGTGGACCTGTTCCTGCGCAGCTCGGGGGAGCAGCGCACGTCGAACTTCCTGCTGTGGCAGTCGGCCTACGCGGAGATGGTCTTCCTGGACACGCTCTGGCCGGACTTCTCCCGCGAGGAGCTGTGGCGCGCGATCGAGATCTATCTGTCCCGCGATCGCCGCTTCGGCGGCGCGGTGAACGCGCCGTCCCGCTGA
- the dnaJ gene encoding molecular chaperone DnaJ has product MADHYEVLGVSRDATQDEIKKAYRRLARQLHPDVNPGEEAAERFKLVTHAYDVLSDEESRRRYDMGGDANGSFGGFGGFGDIFETFFGAAGGARGGRPRSRRERGQDALVRVTLDLGDVVFGTHRDIEVDTAVLCETCKGSCCQPGTSPVTCDVCGGTGHVQRQVRSLLGNVITSQPCGSCEGFGTRIPYPCGACGGQGRVRSRRTVSLDIPAGVETGLRLQLPGSGEVGRAGGPNGDLYVEVTVAPHPVFSRDGDDLLATLEVAMTDAILGTTTTIEALDGPVDLEIRPGIQSGDVLTIAGRGITPLRGTQRGDLRVGVQVVTPTKLDSAQRKLIEDFARKAKPPQPKLAQFQQGLFSKLRDRLRGH; this is encoded by the coding sequence GTGGCGGACCACTATGAGGTCCTCGGGGTGTCTCGCGATGCCACCCAGGATGAGATCAAGAAGGCCTACCGGCGCCTGGCGCGCCAGCTGCACCCGGACGTGAACCCGGGGGAGGAGGCCGCCGAGCGCTTCAAGCTCGTCACGCACGCGTACGACGTGCTCAGCGACGAGGAGTCCCGCCGCCGCTACGACATGGGCGGCGACGCGAACGGCTCCTTCGGCGGGTTCGGCGGTTTCGGCGATATCTTCGAGACGTTCTTCGGCGCGGCCGGCGGCGCCCGCGGCGGCCGTCCCCGCTCCCGCCGCGAGCGCGGGCAGGACGCCCTGGTGCGGGTCACCCTCGACCTCGGCGATGTCGTCTTCGGCACCCACCGCGACATCGAGGTGGACACCGCCGTGCTGTGCGAGACCTGCAAGGGCAGCTGCTGCCAGCCGGGCACCTCTCCGGTGACCTGCGACGTGTGCGGCGGCACCGGGCACGTGCAGCGCCAGGTGCGCAGCCTGCTCGGCAACGTCATCACCTCGCAGCCGTGCGGCAGCTGCGAGGGCTTCGGCACCCGCATCCCGTACCCGTGCGGCGCGTGCGGCGGGCAGGGACGGGTCCGCTCCCGGCGCACCGTCTCGCTCGACATCCCGGCCGGCGTCGAGACCGGGCTGCGCCTGCAGCTGCCGGGCTCCGGCGAGGTCGGCCGCGCCGGCGGCCCGAACGGCGACCTGTACGTCGAGGTCACCGTCGCCCCGCATCCGGTGTTCAGCCGCGACGGCGACGACCTGCTCGCGACGCTCGAGGTGGCGATGACGGATGCCATCCTCGGCACGACCACGACGATCGAGGCGCTCGACGGCCCGGTCGACCTGGAGATCCGGCCCGGCATCCAGTCCGGCGACGTGCTCACGATCGCCGGCCGCGGGATCACCCCGCTGCGCGGCACGCAGCGCGGCGACCTGCGCGTGGGCGTGCAGGTGGTCACGCCCACCAAGCTCGACTCCGCGCAGCGCAAGCTCATCGAGGACTTCGCCCGCAAGGCCAAGCCGCCGCAGCCGAAGCTGGCACAGTTCCAGCAGGGGCTGTTCTCCAAGCTGCGCGACCGCCTGCGCGGGCACTGA
- the leuA gene encoding 2-isopropylmalate synthase, which produces MKNNQRPSSMPIHRYRPFHEQIRVDLPDRTWPSQRITQAPRWCAVDLRDGNQALIDPMSPERKRIMFELLVSMGYKEIEVGFPSASQTDFDFVRQLIEENLIPDDVTIQVLTQAREHLIARTYEAIAGAKQAIVHLYNSTSVLQRDVVFRTDKQGIIDIALNGARLCRQYEKTVPGTQVYYEYSPESYTGTELEFAVDVCNQVLEVFQPTPDRKVIINLPATVEMATPNVYADSIEWMSRHLNHRENVILSLHPHNDRGTAIAAAELGYMAGADRIEGCLFGNGERTGNVDLVALGVNLFTQGIDPQIDFSDIDQIKRTVEYCNQLPVPERSPWAGDLVFTAFSGSHQDAIKKGFEAMAARAEAEGRPVDEIGWAVPYLPVDPKDLGRSYEAVIRVNSQSGKGGVAYLLKTDHALDLPRRLQIEFSGVVQAKTDAEGGEVTSDQIWEIFTDEYLPADDADAKWGRFELLGTEIRSDMSGEVQLDVVLRDEDERVTASGRGNGPVAAFVEVLREHGFDITVYDYVEHALSAGGDAQAAAYVELQVGDQRLWGVGIDGDISTASLKAIVSGVNRSIRARQPELVAG; this is translated from the coding sequence ATGAAGAACAATCAGCGCCCGTCCTCGATGCCGATCCACCGGTACCGTCCGTTCCACGAGCAGATCCGCGTCGACCTGCCCGACCGCACCTGGCCCTCGCAGCGCATCACCCAGGCGCCCCGCTGGTGCGCGGTCGACCTGCGCGACGGCAACCAGGCCCTCATCGACCCGATGTCCCCCGAGCGCAAGCGCATCATGTTCGAGCTGCTCGTGAGCATGGGCTACAAGGAGATCGAGGTCGGCTTCCCCTCGGCGAGCCAGACGGACTTCGACTTCGTCCGGCAGCTGATCGAGGAGAACCTCATCCCGGACGACGTCACGATCCAGGTGCTGACCCAGGCGCGTGAGCACCTCATCGCCCGCACCTACGAGGCCATCGCCGGCGCGAAGCAGGCGATCGTGCACCTGTACAACTCGACCAGCGTGCTGCAGCGCGACGTGGTGTTCCGCACCGACAAGCAGGGCATCATCGACATCGCCCTGAACGGCGCCCGGCTGTGCCGCCAGTACGAGAAGACGGTGCCGGGCACGCAGGTGTACTACGAGTACTCGCCGGAGAGCTACACCGGCACCGAGCTCGAGTTCGCCGTCGACGTCTGCAACCAGGTGCTGGAGGTGTTCCAGCCGACGCCCGACCGCAAGGTGATCATCAACCTGCCCGCCACGGTGGAGATGGCCACGCCGAACGTGTACGCCGACTCGATCGAGTGGATGAGCCGGCACCTGAACCACCGCGAGAACGTCATCCTGTCGCTGCATCCGCACAACGACCGCGGCACCGCGATCGCCGCCGCCGAGCTCGGCTACATGGCCGGCGCCGACCGCATCGAGGGGTGCCTGTTCGGCAACGGCGAGCGCACCGGCAACGTCGACCTGGTCGCCCTGGGCGTGAACCTGTTCACGCAGGGCATCGACCCGCAGATCGACTTCAGCGACATCGACCAGATCAAGCGCACCGTCGAGTACTGCAACCAGCTGCCGGTGCCCGAGCGCAGCCCGTGGGCGGGCGACCTCGTCTTCACCGCGTTCAGCGGATCGCACCAGGACGCCATCAAGAAGGGCTTCGAGGCCATGGCGGCGCGCGCCGAGGCGGAGGGCCGGCCGGTCGACGAGATCGGGTGGGCCGTGCCGTACCTGCCGGTCGACCCGAAGGACCTCGGCCGCTCCTACGAGGCCGTGATCCGGGTGAACTCGCAGTCCGGCAAGGGCGGCGTCGCCTACCTGCTGAAGACCGACCACGCCCTCGACCTGCCTCGCCGGCTGCAGATCGAGTTCTCCGGCGTCGTGCAGGCCAAGACGGATGCCGAGGGCGGCGAGGTCACCAGCGACCAGATCTGGGAGATCTTCACCGACGAGTACCTGCCGGCCGACGACGCGGATGCCAAGTGGGGCCGGTTCGAGCTGCTCGGCACCGAGATCCGCAGCGACATGTCGGGCGAGGTGCAGCTGGACGTGGTGCTGCGCGACGAGGACGAGCGGGTCACCGCATCCGGCCGCGGCAACGGGCCGGTGGCGGCGTTCGTGGAGGTGCTCCGCGAGCACGGCTTCGACATCACGGTGTACGACTACGTCGAGCACGCGCTCAGCGCCGGCGGCGACGCGCAGGCGGCCGCCTACGTCGAGCTGCAGGTCGGCGACCAGCGGCTGTGGGGCGTCGGCATCGACGGCGACATCTCCACCGCGTCCCTCAAGGCGATCGTCTCCGGCGTGAACCGCTCGATCCGCGCCCGTCAGCCGGAGCTCGTCGCCGGCTGA
- a CDS encoding 16S rRNA (uracil(1498)-N(3))-methyltransferase, which produces MVLHFLAPASTDAEVGETVVLTGAEAKHAAVVRRVRVGETVTIGDGSGVWLTGTVEDVSASQVTVRVTERRTHQPPSSRILLAQALAKGDRDELAVQAACELGVDGIIPWQAARSVSRWEGAKAAKGRERWAAIVREAAKQAHRAWVPDVTEVHSTAQLAARAQAERMLVLDPTAEHRLTGIRPDGRDVVLVVGPEGGIAPEELARLEDAGAERVRLGDTVLRTSTAGPAAIAVLSGILGRW; this is translated from the coding sequence ATGGTCCTGCACTTCCTTGCCCCTGCCAGCACGGATGCCGAGGTCGGCGAGACCGTCGTGCTCACCGGCGCGGAGGCCAAGCACGCCGCCGTGGTCCGGCGCGTCCGTGTCGGCGAGACGGTCACCATCGGCGACGGCTCCGGCGTCTGGCTCACCGGCACCGTGGAGGACGTCTCCGCCAGCCAGGTGACGGTGCGGGTCACCGAGCGGCGCACCCACCAGCCGCCCTCCTCCCGCATCCTGCTGGCGCAGGCGCTGGCGAAGGGCGACCGCGACGAGCTCGCGGTGCAGGCCGCGTGCGAGCTCGGCGTGGACGGCATCATCCCGTGGCAGGCCGCGCGGAGCGTGTCGCGCTGGGAGGGGGCGAAGGCGGCGAAGGGACGCGAGCGCTGGGCCGCGATCGTGCGCGAGGCGGCGAAGCAGGCGCACCGGGCATGGGTGCCGGACGTGACCGAGGTGCACAGCACCGCGCAGCTGGCCGCACGGGCGCAGGCCGAACGGATGCTCGTGCTCGACCCGACCGCGGAGCACCGCCTCACCGGCATCCGCCCGGATGGCAGGGATGTCGTGCTCGTCGTGGGTCCCGAGGGCGGCATCGCCCCCGAGGAGCTCGCCCGGCTGGAGGACGCGGGCGCGGAGCGGGTGCGCCTGGGCGACACGGTGCTGCGCACCTCGACGGCCGGGCCCGCCGCGATCGCCGTGCTGTCCGGCATCCTCGGCCGATGGTGA
- a CDS encoding hemolysin family protein yields MTAAFLLAAAVLLVGFGGLMAAVDAAFSVSSRSDLEEMAEQGRNADALRRIAADPDTHVNAVAFMRVFAETTAAVLVTVAFVFLLPNIWWAMLATAVLMTGITFVLVGASPRSFGRLHADGMLRTWAPVVRGVRILLGPLASALVAAGRRVTPGTGRSSFASEEQLLSMVDEAASNDLIEEDDRDLIHSVFDFTDQFVRAVMVPRTEMLTVDAEATTTDAMELFLRSGVSRMPVVDDEADDVVGVLYLKDLVQFAYRDESAWRGAPVRPIARPATFVPESMRAETLLQQMKRDAVHVCLVIDEHGGISGLVTLEDLIEELVGDISDEYDRGPAEVVDLGEGRYRVSSRLSLEDVGDLFGLELEDDDVDSIGGLLGKALGQIPQPGATATIGGLVLTGGASRGRGRGIATVFVERAPEETEGADDEGPRGHD; encoded by the coding sequence ATGACCGCAGCCTTCCTGCTCGCCGCCGCCGTGCTCCTGGTCGGCTTCGGCGGCCTGATGGCCGCGGTCGACGCCGCCTTCTCGGTGAGCTCCCGGTCCGACCTGGAGGAGATGGCGGAACAGGGCCGCAACGCCGACGCGCTGCGCCGGATCGCCGCCGACCCCGACACGCACGTCAACGCCGTCGCGTTCATGCGCGTGTTCGCCGAGACCACCGCCGCCGTGCTGGTGACCGTGGCGTTCGTGTTCCTGCTGCCGAACATCTGGTGGGCGATGCTCGCCACCGCCGTGCTGATGACCGGGATCACGTTCGTGCTCGTCGGCGCCAGCCCGCGCTCGTTCGGCCGGCTGCACGCCGACGGGATGCTGCGCACCTGGGCCCCGGTGGTGCGCGGCGTGCGCATCCTGCTCGGCCCGCTGGCCTCCGCCCTGGTCGCCGCCGGCCGCCGGGTGACCCCCGGCACCGGGCGCAGCAGCTTCGCCTCGGAGGAGCAGCTGCTGAGCATGGTCGACGAGGCCGCCTCCAACGACCTGATCGAGGAGGACGACCGCGACCTGATCCACTCGGTGTTCGACTTCACCGATCAGTTCGTGCGTGCCGTGATGGTGCCGCGCACAGAGATGCTCACGGTCGACGCCGAGGCCACCACCACCGACGCCATGGAGCTGTTCCTGCGCAGCGGCGTCTCCCGCATGCCGGTGGTCGATGACGAGGCCGACGACGTGGTCGGCGTGCTCTACCTGAAGGACCTGGTGCAGTTCGCCTACCGGGACGAGAGCGCGTGGCGCGGCGCGCCGGTGCGGCCGATCGCGCGGCCGGCCACCTTCGTGCCGGAGTCGATGCGCGCCGAGACCCTGCTGCAGCAGATGAAGCGCGACGCCGTGCACGTGTGCCTGGTCATCGACGAGCACGGCGGCATCTCCGGCCTGGTCACCCTCGAGGACCTCATCGAGGAGCTGGTCGGCGACATCTCCGACGAGTACGACCGCGGGCCGGCGGAGGTGGTCGACCTCGGCGAGGGACGCTACCGGGTCAGCTCGCGGCTCTCGCTGGAGGACGTGGGCGACCTGTTCGGGCTGGAGCTCGAGGACGACGACGTGGACTCCATCGGCGGACTGCTCGGCAAGGCCCTCGGGCAGATCCCGCAGCCGGGCGCGACCGCGACGATCGGCGGGCTGGTGCTCACCGGCGGCGCGTCGCGCGGACGCGGGCGGGGCATCGCGACGGTGTTCGTGGAGCGGGCGCCGGAGGAGACGGAAGGAGCGGACGATGAGGGACCGCGAGGACATGACTGA
- the era gene encoding GTPase Era, translating to MTDGTRSGFVTFVGRPNVGKSTLTNALVGEKIAITSEKPQTTRRAIRGIVNRPDGQLVIVDTPGIHKPRTLLGERLNDLVEQVLGDVDVIGFCVPATEKVGPGDRRIAASLDGYPRAKKIAIVTKTDAAEKDAVVERLMEVDSLREDWEAVIPLSALTRQQLDVLADELVQLMPEGPRLYEDGVVTDESVEDRIAEIIREAALEGVRDELPHSIAVVVDDIAPREDADLTDVHASIVVERDSQKAIIIGRKGARLRDVGATARAGIEELLGTRVFLKLHVKVAKEWQRDPKQLGRLGF from the coding sequence ATGACTGACGGGACCCGCAGCGGGTTCGTGACCTTCGTGGGGCGCCCGAACGTGGGCAAGTCTACGCTCACGAACGCCCTGGTGGGGGAGAAGATCGCGATCACCAGCGAGAAGCCGCAGACCACGAGGCGGGCGATCCGCGGAATCGTGAACCGGCCGGACGGGCAGCTGGTGATCGTGGACACGCCCGGCATCCACAAGCCGCGCACGCTGCTCGGGGAGCGGCTGAACGACCTCGTCGAGCAGGTGCTCGGCGACGTCGACGTGATCGGGTTCTGCGTGCCGGCCACCGAGAAGGTGGGCCCGGGCGACCGCCGCATCGCCGCCTCCCTGGACGGCTACCCGCGGGCGAAGAAGATCGCGATCGTGACGAAGACGGATGCCGCCGAGAAGGACGCCGTCGTGGAGCGGCTGATGGAGGTGGACTCGCTGCGCGAGGACTGGGAGGCGGTCATCCCGCTCTCCGCGCTCACCCGACAGCAGCTGGACGTGCTCGCCGACGAGCTGGTGCAGCTCATGCCGGAGGGTCCGCGCCTGTACGAGGACGGCGTGGTCACCGACGAGTCGGTGGAGGACCGGATCGCGGAGATCATCCGCGAGGCCGCACTCGAGGGCGTCCGCGACGAGCTGCCGCACTCGATCGCCGTCGTCGTCGACGACATCGCCCCGCGCGAGGACGCCGACCTCACCGATGTGCACGCCTCGATCGTCGTCGAGCGCGACAGCCAGAAGGCCATCATCATCGGCCGCAAGGGCGCCCGGCTGCGCGACGTCGGGGCCACGGCGCGGGCCGGCATCGAGGAGCTGCTGGGCACCCGCGTGTTCCTGAAGCTGCACGTGAAGGTCGCCAAGGAGTGGCAGCGCGACCCGAAGCAGCTCGGCCGCCTCGGCTTCTGA
- the ybeY gene encoding rRNA maturation RNase YbeY: MIEINNESAVEIDETVLQRLTEFNLAQLHVSPDAEVAIVLVDEGAMEALHVQWMDEPGPTDVLSFPMDELRPGTADRPTPPGLLGDIVLCPQVAESQAQTAGHSLMDELILLTTHGLLHLLGFDHAEPEEEREMFGLQRELIRGFAESERRR, from the coding sequence ATGATCGAGATCAACAACGAGTCCGCCGTCGAGATCGACGAGACCGTGCTGCAGCGGCTCACCGAGTTCAACCTCGCCCAGCTGCACGTCAGCCCGGATGCCGAGGTCGCGATCGTCCTGGTCGACGAGGGCGCCATGGAGGCGCTGCACGTGCAGTGGATGGACGAGCCCGGTCCCACCGACGTGCTCAGCTTCCCGATGGACGAGCTGCGCCCCGGCACCGCCGACCGGCCCACCCCGCCCGGCCTGCTCGGCGACATCGTGCTCTGCCCGCAGGTGGCCGAGTCGCAGGCGCAGACCGCCGGGCACTCGCTGATGGACGAGCTCATCCTGCTCACCACCCACGGTCTGCTGCACCTCCTCGGCTTCGACCACGCCGAGCCCGAGGAGGAGCGTGAGATGTTCGGGCTGCAGCGGGAGCTGATCCGCGGCTTCGCGGAGTCCGAACGGCGCCGATGA
- a CDS encoding PhoH family protein has product MVQLLGPQDRLLRVLERQHPSVQVLVRGNEITLTGADADVAAAKTLVDELLAMTKAGHDLGPADVENSARMLRRDENVRPSELLAEAILSTRGKVIRPKTPGQKEYVDAIDQNTIVFGIGPAGTGKTYLAMAKAVQALQRKDVDRIILTRPAVEAGERLGFLPGTLTDKIDPYLRPLYDALNEMMDPEIVPRLIATGTIEVAPLAYMRGRTLNNSFVVLDEAQNTTPEQMKMFLTRLGFGTKMVVTGDITQVDLPTGASGLRLVTRVLKDIEDIHFARLTSEDVVRHSLVGRIVDAYSEYDEKRVAARHEREQAAEFANRAERRAGLQRGPRDRMPKRGLS; this is encoded by the coding sequence ATGGTGCAGCTGCTGGGCCCGCAGGACCGGCTGCTGCGGGTGCTGGAGCGTCAGCATCCGTCTGTGCAGGTCCTCGTGCGTGGCAACGAGATCACGCTGACCGGAGCGGACGCCGACGTCGCGGCGGCGAAGACACTGGTGGACGAGCTCCTCGCGATGACGAAGGCCGGGCACGACCTGGGGCCGGCGGACGTGGAGAACTCCGCCCGGATGCTGCGCCGCGACGAGAACGTGCGGCCCAGCGAGCTGCTCGCCGAGGCGATCCTGTCCACCCGCGGCAAGGTGATCCGGCCCAAGACCCCCGGGCAGAAGGAGTACGTCGACGCGATCGACCAGAACACGATCGTGTTCGGGATCGGCCCGGCCGGCACCGGCAAGACCTACCTGGCGATGGCGAAGGCGGTGCAGGCGCTGCAGCGCAAGGACGTCGACCGGATCATCCTCACCCGGCCCGCGGTCGAGGCGGGGGAGCGGCTCGGGTTCCTGCCCGGCACCCTGACCGACAAGATCGACCCGTACCTGCGGCCGCTGTACGACGCGCTGAACGAGATGATGGACCCCGAGATCGTGCCGCGCCTGATCGCGACCGGCACCATCGAGGTCGCGCCGCTGGCGTACATGCGCGGCCGCACCCTGAACAACTCCTTCGTGGTGCTGGACGAGGCGCAGAACACCACGCCCGAGCAGATGAAGATGTTCCTCACCCGCCTCGGCTTCGGCACCAAGATGGTCGTCACCGGCGACATCACCCAGGTGGATCTGCCCACCGGCGCGTCCGGGCTGCGGCTGGTCACCCGGGTGCTGAAGGACATCGAGGACATCCACTTCGCCCGCCTCACCAGCGAGGACGTGGTGCGGCACTCCCTGGTCGGCCGGATTGTCGACGCGTACAGCGAGTACGACGAGAAGCGGGTCGCCGCCCGCCACGAACGCGAGCAGGCCGCCGAGTTCGCCAACCGCGCCGAGCGCCGCGCCGGGCTGCAGCGCGGGCCGAGGGACCGGATGCCGAAGCGAGGACTGTCATGA